In Rhodamnia argentea isolate NSW1041297 chromosome 11, ASM2092103v1, whole genome shotgun sequence, one genomic interval encodes:
- the LOC115747279 gene encoding methylmalonate-semialdehyde dehydrogenase [acylating], mitochondrial-like isoform X2, with protein MMGGDNCLDEPPQMLPPPPGTFVDREELIQHVGDFAVSQGYVVTIKQSKRDKFVILGCDRGGVYRNRRKLADDSSGEQNSRKRKMASRLTNCPFEAVGKKDDGLWILTIKNGTHNHEALKDISEHPSARRFNENEVLLIKEMTEAGLKPRQILKRLRQSNPELMSTPKHVYNVKAKIRQGNVTVRNFKSLRPQTSAMISDDQAVTEPSWRQRNPPRVPNLIGGRFVDSQSFSSIDVINPATQLVVSQVPFTTSEEFRAAVFAAKRAFPLWRSISIASRRRIMFKFQELIHRDIDKLAMTITTEHGKPLKDAYDDVWCGLEVVEHACGLATTQIGEFAPNVSKGIDSYSVREPLGVCAGICPSEFPAMIPLWMFAIAVACGNTFVLKPSEKDPGASVILAELAMEAGLPNGVLNIVHGTNDILNSICDHEDIKAITFSGPEAAGAYIYARASASRKRTQCNTGVKNHAVVMPDANMDATLNALVAAGFGAAGQKCMAISMAIFVGGLSRWESKVVESAKAIKVNSGKEPNAEIGPVISKQMRERICRSIQASVECGARLVLDGRDIVVPGYEQGNFIGPTILCDVRVDMDCCKDESFGPVLLCMQVESLEEAINIINRNQNCGGASIFTSSSLTARKFQAEVEVGQVGINIPVSDPLPVASFIGCRPSFMGDTSFDGKAGIHFYTQMKRVTQKWNDNVSVVESTEEGSC; from the exons ATGATGGGTGGGGATAACTGCCTGGACGAACCTCCTCAAatgcttcctcctcctcctggaACCTTTGTAGATCGTGAAGAACTTATCCAACACGTGGGTGATTTTGCTGTATCCCAGGGTTATGTAGTGACAATAAAGCAGTCTAAGAGGGACAAATTCGTGATCCTTGGCTGTGATAGAGGTGGTGTTTATCGTAATAGGCGGAAACTTGCTGATGATTCCTCTGGAGAACAAAATAGCCGTAAGAGGAAAATGGCTTCTCGGCTAACGAATTGTCCTTTTGAGGCCGTGGGCAAGAAGGATGATGGCCTGTGGATTCTCACGATTAAAAATGGAACTCACAATCATGAGGCACTTAAGGACATTTCTGAGCACCCTTCTGCCCGTCGCTTCAATGAAAATGAAGTTTTGCTCATCAAAGAGATGACGGAAGCTGGATTGAAGCCTCGTCAAATTCTAAAAAGATTGAGACAGAGCAATCCTGAGTTGATGTCAACTCCAAAGCATGTATACAATGTCAAAGCTAAAATTCGACAAGGAAATGTAACAG TCAGGAACTTCAAGTCATTGAGACCCCAGACGTCTGCCATGATAAGCGACGATCAAGCGGTGACTGAGCCATCTTGGAGACAACGGAACCCTCCT AGGGTTCCCAATCTCATTGGTGGGAGATTTGTTGATTCACAGTCGTTTTCATCTATAGATGTGATAAACCCA GCAACCCAGCTAGTTGTTTCTCAGGTTCCTTTTACTACAAGTGAGGAGTTCAGAGCTGCCGTGTTCGCTGCAAAAAGGGCTTTTCCATTGTGGCGAAGCATATCGATTGCTTCTCGTCGGCGAATTATGTTCAAGTTCCAAGAGTTGATTCATAGAGATATT GATAAGCTTGCCATGACCATCACTACTGAACATGGAAAGCCATTGAAGGATGCTTATGATGATGTTTGGTGTGGGTTAG AGGTTGTGGAGCACGCTTGTGGATTAGCAACTACCCAAATTGGCGAATTTGCTCCAAATGTATCTAAAGGGATTGATTCTTACAGTGTGAGAGAGCCACTAGGTGTTTGTGCTGGTATCTGTCCTTCTGAGTTTCCAGCAATGATTCCCTTATGG ATGTTTGCTATTGCTGTCGCATGTGGTAACACCTTTGTTCTGAAGCCATCTGAGAAAGATCCAG GGGCTTCCGTGATTCTTGCGGAGTTGGCAATGGAGGCTGGATTGCCTAACGGTGTCTTAAACATTGTTCATGGTACCAAT GATATTCTAAATTCTATATGTGATCATGAGGATATTAAGGCCATCACATTTTCCGGTCCTGAGGCA GCTGGCGCTTACATCTATGCAAGAGCATCTGCTAGTAGGAAACGCACTCAA TGCAACACGGGAGTGAAAAATCACGCTGTCGTGATGCCTGATGCCAACATGGATGCCACTCTGAATGCTCTAGTTGCAGCTGGTTTTGGTGCTGCAGGACAGAAGTGCATGGCAATCAGCATGGCCATCTTTGTTGGAGGTTTAAGTAGATG GGAAAGTAAGGTAGTGGAGAGTGCCAAAGCAATTAAAGTGAATTCTGGAAAAGAACCTAATGCAGAAATTGGTCCAGTAATTAGCAAACAG ATGAGGGAGAGAATCTGCAGATCAATTCAAGCAAGTGTTGAATGTGGTGCGAGACTTGTGCTTGATGGGAGAGACATTGTG GTTCCAGGATATGAACAGGGCAACTTCATTGGTCCTACCATCCTATGTGATGTGAGAGTCGACATGGACTGTTGCAAG GATGAATCTTTCGGGCCAGTTCTCCTCTGCATGCAG gttgAAAGCCTTGAAGAAGCCATAAACATCATCAACAGAAATCA GAATTGTGGGGGGGCATCTATCTTCACCTCGTCCAGCTTAACTGCAAGGAAATTTCAGGCAGAGGTTGAAGTAGGACAG GTCGGTATAAACATCCCAGTTTCTGATCCTTTGCCAGTTGCTTCATTTATCGGCTGCAGACCCTCTTTCATGGGCGATACCAGTTTCGACG GGAAAGCCGGAATTCACTTCTACACCCAGATGAAAAGAGTGACTCAAAAATGGAATGACAATGTGAGTGTGGTAGAGAGCACCGAAGAAGGATCCTGTTGA
- the LOC115747279 gene encoding methylmalonate-semialdehyde dehydrogenase [acylating], mitochondrial-like isoform X1, with protein sequence MAGRVFRLSMMGGDNCLDEPPQMLPPPPGTFVDREELIQHVGDFAVSQGYVVTIKQSKRDKFVILGCDRGGVYRNRRKLADDSSGEQNSRKRKMASRLTNCPFEAVGKKDDGLWILTIKNGTHNHEALKDISEHPSARRFNENEVLLIKEMTEAGLKPRQILKRLRQSNPELMSTPKHVYNVKAKIRQGNVTVRNFKSLRPQTSAMISDDQAVTEPSWRQRNPPRVPNLIGGRFVDSQSFSSIDVINPATQLVVSQVPFTTSEEFRAAVFAAKRAFPLWRSISIASRRRIMFKFQELIHRDIDKLAMTITTEHGKPLKDAYDDVWCGLEVVEHACGLATTQIGEFAPNVSKGIDSYSVREPLGVCAGICPSEFPAMIPLWMFAIAVACGNTFVLKPSEKDPGASVILAELAMEAGLPNGVLNIVHGTNDILNSICDHEDIKAITFSGPEAAGAYIYARASASRKRTQCNTGVKNHAVVMPDANMDATLNALVAAGFGAAGQKCMAISMAIFVGGLSRWESKVVESAKAIKVNSGKEPNAEIGPVISKQMRERICRSIQASVECGARLVLDGRDIVVPGYEQGNFIGPTILCDVRVDMDCCKDESFGPVLLCMQVESLEEAINIINRNQNCGGASIFTSSSLTARKFQAEVEVGQVGINIPVSDPLPVASFIGCRPSFMGDTSFDGKAGIHFYTQMKRVTQKWNDNVSVVESTEEGSC encoded by the exons ATGG CAGGGAGAGTCTTTCGATTGTCAATGATGGGTGGGGATAACTGCCTGGACGAACCTCCTCAAatgcttcctcctcctcctggaACCTTTGTAGATCGTGAAGAACTTATCCAACACGTGGGTGATTTTGCTGTATCCCAGGGTTATGTAGTGACAATAAAGCAGTCTAAGAGGGACAAATTCGTGATCCTTGGCTGTGATAGAGGTGGTGTTTATCGTAATAGGCGGAAACTTGCTGATGATTCCTCTGGAGAACAAAATAGCCGTAAGAGGAAAATGGCTTCTCGGCTAACGAATTGTCCTTTTGAGGCCGTGGGCAAGAAGGATGATGGCCTGTGGATTCTCACGATTAAAAATGGAACTCACAATCATGAGGCACTTAAGGACATTTCTGAGCACCCTTCTGCCCGTCGCTTCAATGAAAATGAAGTTTTGCTCATCAAAGAGATGACGGAAGCTGGATTGAAGCCTCGTCAAATTCTAAAAAGATTGAGACAGAGCAATCCTGAGTTGATGTCAACTCCAAAGCATGTATACAATGTCAAAGCTAAAATTCGACAAGGAAATGTAACAG TCAGGAACTTCAAGTCATTGAGACCCCAGACGTCTGCCATGATAAGCGACGATCAAGCGGTGACTGAGCCATCTTGGAGACAACGGAACCCTCCT AGGGTTCCCAATCTCATTGGTGGGAGATTTGTTGATTCACAGTCGTTTTCATCTATAGATGTGATAAACCCA GCAACCCAGCTAGTTGTTTCTCAGGTTCCTTTTACTACAAGTGAGGAGTTCAGAGCTGCCGTGTTCGCTGCAAAAAGGGCTTTTCCATTGTGGCGAAGCATATCGATTGCTTCTCGTCGGCGAATTATGTTCAAGTTCCAAGAGTTGATTCATAGAGATATT GATAAGCTTGCCATGACCATCACTACTGAACATGGAAAGCCATTGAAGGATGCTTATGATGATGTTTGGTGTGGGTTAG AGGTTGTGGAGCACGCTTGTGGATTAGCAACTACCCAAATTGGCGAATTTGCTCCAAATGTATCTAAAGGGATTGATTCTTACAGTGTGAGAGAGCCACTAGGTGTTTGTGCTGGTATCTGTCCTTCTGAGTTTCCAGCAATGATTCCCTTATGG ATGTTTGCTATTGCTGTCGCATGTGGTAACACCTTTGTTCTGAAGCCATCTGAGAAAGATCCAG GGGCTTCCGTGATTCTTGCGGAGTTGGCAATGGAGGCTGGATTGCCTAACGGTGTCTTAAACATTGTTCATGGTACCAAT GATATTCTAAATTCTATATGTGATCATGAGGATATTAAGGCCATCACATTTTCCGGTCCTGAGGCA GCTGGCGCTTACATCTATGCAAGAGCATCTGCTAGTAGGAAACGCACTCAA TGCAACACGGGAGTGAAAAATCACGCTGTCGTGATGCCTGATGCCAACATGGATGCCACTCTGAATGCTCTAGTTGCAGCTGGTTTTGGTGCTGCAGGACAGAAGTGCATGGCAATCAGCATGGCCATCTTTGTTGGAGGTTTAAGTAGATG GGAAAGTAAGGTAGTGGAGAGTGCCAAAGCAATTAAAGTGAATTCTGGAAAAGAACCTAATGCAGAAATTGGTCCAGTAATTAGCAAACAG ATGAGGGAGAGAATCTGCAGATCAATTCAAGCAAGTGTTGAATGTGGTGCGAGACTTGTGCTTGATGGGAGAGACATTGTG GTTCCAGGATATGAACAGGGCAACTTCATTGGTCCTACCATCCTATGTGATGTGAGAGTCGACATGGACTGTTGCAAG GATGAATCTTTCGGGCCAGTTCTCCTCTGCATGCAG gttgAAAGCCTTGAAGAAGCCATAAACATCATCAACAGAAATCA GAATTGTGGGGGGGCATCTATCTTCACCTCGTCCAGCTTAACTGCAAGGAAATTTCAGGCAGAGGTTGAAGTAGGACAG GTCGGTATAAACATCCCAGTTTCTGATCCTTTGCCAGTTGCTTCATTTATCGGCTGCAGACCCTCTTTCATGGGCGATACCAGTTTCGACG GGAAAGCCGGAATTCACTTCTACACCCAGATGAAAAGAGTGACTCAAAAATGGAATGACAATGTGAGTGTGGTAGAGAGCACCGAAGAAGGATCCTGTTGA
- the LOC115747279 gene encoding methylmalonate-semialdehyde dehydrogenase [acylating], mitochondrial-like isoform X3: MAGRVFRLSMMGGDNCLDEPPQMLPPPPGTFVDREELIQHVGDFAVSQGYVVTIKQSKRDKFVILGCDRGGVYRNRRKLADDSSGEQNSRKRKMASRLTNCPFEAVGKKDDGLWILTIKNGTHNHEALKDISEHPSARRFNENEVLLIKEMTEAGLKPRQILKRLRQSNPELMSTPKHVYNVKAKIRQGNVTVRNFKSLRPQTSAMISDDQAVTEPSWRQRNPPRVPNLIGGRFVDSQSFSSIDVINPATQLVVSQVPFTTSEEFRAAVFAAKRAFPLWRSISIASRRRIMFKFQELIHRDIDKLAMTITTEHGKPLKDAYDDVWCGLEVVEHACGLATTQIGEFAPNVSKGIDSYSVREPLGVCAGICPSEFPAMIPLWMFAIAVACGNTFVLKPSEKDPGASVILAELAMEAGLPNGVLNIVHGTNDILNSICDHEDIKAITFSGPEAAGAYIYARASASRKRTQCNTGVKNHAVVMPDANMDATLNALVAAGFGAAGQKCMAISMAIFVGGLSRWESKVVESAKAIKVNSGKEPNAEIGPVISKQMRERICRSIQASVECGARLVLDGRDIVVTAFTTMFSILSMPIILLNM; encoded by the exons ATGG CAGGGAGAGTCTTTCGATTGTCAATGATGGGTGGGGATAACTGCCTGGACGAACCTCCTCAAatgcttcctcctcctcctggaACCTTTGTAGATCGTGAAGAACTTATCCAACACGTGGGTGATTTTGCTGTATCCCAGGGTTATGTAGTGACAATAAAGCAGTCTAAGAGGGACAAATTCGTGATCCTTGGCTGTGATAGAGGTGGTGTTTATCGTAATAGGCGGAAACTTGCTGATGATTCCTCTGGAGAACAAAATAGCCGTAAGAGGAAAATGGCTTCTCGGCTAACGAATTGTCCTTTTGAGGCCGTGGGCAAGAAGGATGATGGCCTGTGGATTCTCACGATTAAAAATGGAACTCACAATCATGAGGCACTTAAGGACATTTCTGAGCACCCTTCTGCCCGTCGCTTCAATGAAAATGAAGTTTTGCTCATCAAAGAGATGACGGAAGCTGGATTGAAGCCTCGTCAAATTCTAAAAAGATTGAGACAGAGCAATCCTGAGTTGATGTCAACTCCAAAGCATGTATACAATGTCAAAGCTAAAATTCGACAAGGAAATGTAACAG TCAGGAACTTCAAGTCATTGAGACCCCAGACGTCTGCCATGATAAGCGACGATCAAGCGGTGACTGAGCCATCTTGGAGACAACGGAACCCTCCT AGGGTTCCCAATCTCATTGGTGGGAGATTTGTTGATTCACAGTCGTTTTCATCTATAGATGTGATAAACCCA GCAACCCAGCTAGTTGTTTCTCAGGTTCCTTTTACTACAAGTGAGGAGTTCAGAGCTGCCGTGTTCGCTGCAAAAAGGGCTTTTCCATTGTGGCGAAGCATATCGATTGCTTCTCGTCGGCGAATTATGTTCAAGTTCCAAGAGTTGATTCATAGAGATATT GATAAGCTTGCCATGACCATCACTACTGAACATGGAAAGCCATTGAAGGATGCTTATGATGATGTTTGGTGTGGGTTAG AGGTTGTGGAGCACGCTTGTGGATTAGCAACTACCCAAATTGGCGAATTTGCTCCAAATGTATCTAAAGGGATTGATTCTTACAGTGTGAGAGAGCCACTAGGTGTTTGTGCTGGTATCTGTCCTTCTGAGTTTCCAGCAATGATTCCCTTATGG ATGTTTGCTATTGCTGTCGCATGTGGTAACACCTTTGTTCTGAAGCCATCTGAGAAAGATCCAG GGGCTTCCGTGATTCTTGCGGAGTTGGCAATGGAGGCTGGATTGCCTAACGGTGTCTTAAACATTGTTCATGGTACCAAT GATATTCTAAATTCTATATGTGATCATGAGGATATTAAGGCCATCACATTTTCCGGTCCTGAGGCA GCTGGCGCTTACATCTATGCAAGAGCATCTGCTAGTAGGAAACGCACTCAA TGCAACACGGGAGTGAAAAATCACGCTGTCGTGATGCCTGATGCCAACATGGATGCCACTCTGAATGCTCTAGTTGCAGCTGGTTTTGGTGCTGCAGGACAGAAGTGCATGGCAATCAGCATGGCCATCTTTGTTGGAGGTTTAAGTAGATG GGAAAGTAAGGTAGTGGAGAGTGCCAAAGCAATTAAAGTGAATTCTGGAAAAGAACCTAATGCAGAAATTGGTCCAGTAATTAGCAAACAG ATGAGGGAGAGAATCTGCAGATCAATTCAAGCAAGTGTTGAATGTGGTGCGAGACTTGTGCTTGATGGGAGAGACATTGTGGTAACTGCCTTTACAACAATGTTCTCTATTTTGAGCATGCCCATTATTCTTCTCAACATGTAA
- the LOC115747281 gene encoding uncharacterized protein LOC115747281 — MVRSRSYGDHMQLLGPLSLLVITCFLLDLFKRFSHLLIGLSVSQCASLLKLLSSGSDGEDGISAIQCSRRVFTAVALVLIARLGLKALPFGLSSKEIVRFLCEFKRKASELGDSDEVSRNRSPKSNESATGKALVRGIAGKAKELVEEDDEGEEDRECSCPEDEAFDVLALRKMVKIERRRAIAASMELEKERIAAASAADEAMSLILRLQSEKSSVELRANQDRRLAEQKQQYDWEVIESLRWMAASHEERRRALEGRLRSCRRRLRMRAGGDGGSSGVEGESCCFGGGSEESVGDAAPRNGDGDEEVEEEEEEEEETRSIDDVLISSLELDSLIEE; from the coding sequence ATGGTGAGAAGCCGGAGCTACGGGGACCACATGCAGCTCCTcggccccctctctctcttggtAATCACGTGCTTCCTTCTCGACTTGTTCAAGAGATTCTCCCACCTCCTGATCGGTCTATCCGTCTCGCAATGCGCGTCGCTGTTGAAGTTACTGAGCAGCGGGAGCGATGGCGAGGACGGCATTTCGGCGATCCAATGCTCCCGCCGGGTCTTCACCGCCGTCGCCCTCGTGCTGATTGCGCGATTAGGGCTCAAGGCCTTGCCGTTTGGCCTCAGCAGCAAAGAGATTGTCCGATTCTTGTGTGAATTCAAGCGAAAAGCAAGTGAATTAGGAGATTCAGATGAAGTTTCTCGAAATCGCTCGCCGAAATCGAACGAATCGGCGACCGGTAAAGCGCTCGTGAGAGGAATTGCGGGCAAAGCCAAGGAACTCGTGGAAGAAGACGATGAGGGCGAGGAGGATAGAGAATGTTCGTGTCCGGAGGATGAAGCGTTCGACGTTCTAGCGctgaggaagatggtgaagatcGAGAGGCGGAGAGCGATCGCGGCGTCAATGGAGCTCGAGAAGGAGCGGATCGCGGCAGCATCGGCGGCGGACGAAGCAATGTCGCTGATACTGAGGCTGCAGAGCGAGAAGAGCTCGGTCGAGCTGAGAGCCAATCAGGACCGCCGGCTGGCGGAGCAGAAGCAGCAGTACGACTGGGAAGTGATCGAGTCGCTCCGGTGGATGGCGGCGAGCCACGAGGAGCGGCGGAGGGCTTTGGAAGGCCGGTTGAGGTCGTGCAGGCGGAGGTTGAGGATGCGCGCGGGCGGCGATGGGGGCTCGAGCGGCGTTGAAGGCGAGAGTTGTTGTTTCGGCGGCGGTTCAGAAGAGAGCGTGGGCGATGCAGCTCCGAGGAATGGAGATGGGGAtgaagaagttgaagaagaagaagaagaggaggaggagacaagGAGTATCGATGATGTACTGATCAGCTCGCTCGAGCTTGATTCGTTGATCGAGGAATGA